The genomic segment CGCCATCTGTCGAGCGACTGCTCCCCCAGCGGCGCAAGGCTTTCGTTCAGACCGGGAAGATCGGGAAGCAGGCTGTCGATACCGGCACGATCGAGCCGCCGCATGATCTCCACGGTGAAATGGCGCAGCTTGTGTCCCTCGTCGAACAGCGCCGGAACAACGAGTGCGCGCCGCTCGCGCTGCCTGTCGAAGCGAAGCAGGTATTCCGCGCTTCCCGAAGACGGAGCCCAGGTGGCGGGCCGCATGGCCGGATCAGCTGGCGCGCTTGCGCTCGACGAAATCGCGCAGGCCGCCATAGGTTTCGAGCATCTCCCCCTCGACGTCCTCGTCGTCGATGACGATGTCGAGCCGATCCTCGATCTCGGTCAGCAGACCGGCGACCGCCATCGAATCGAGTTCGGGCAGGTGTCCGAACAACCCGCTGTCGTCATCGAGCGCAGTGACCCGCTGGGCCGACAGGCCGAGCACGTCGGAGAGAACCTCGCGCAGCACCAGGTCGGTTTCGCCGGCGACTTGCCGGGTCTGGGGAAGGTTGGGGGCCATCCGCCTGCCCCTAGCCACCCCGCGCGGCGGGCACAAGCTTGCGCGCGATACGCCGGGCGAGCGCGGGCCAGGTGCGCGGGGTGCGCGGGTCGAGGCAGG from the Aurantiacibacter spongiae genome contains:
- a CDS encoding acyl carrier protein, whose translation is MAPNLPQTRQVAGETDLVLREVLSDVLGLSAQRVTALDDDSGLFGHLPELDSMAVAGLLTEIEDRLDIVIDDEDVEGEMLETYGGLRDFVERKRAS